Proteins encoded by one window of Arachis ipaensis cultivar K30076 chromosome B04, Araip1.1, whole genome shotgun sequence:
- the LOC107636514 gene encoding remorin-like, which translates to MISTKIANSKLEVRDVEVDSEATVIRWPKGHATKLTSFKESNSEIQTSCSDIAKSTMDITKIQKEEPKIIAWESQQKAKAKATIRKLEMKLEKKRSSSMDKILNKLRRAQMKAEKMRSSMAMP; encoded by the exons ATGATTTCTACT AAAATAGCAAATAGCAAATTAGAGGTTAGAGATGTTGAGGTTGATAGTGAGGCCACTGTTATTAGGTGGCCTAAAGGTCATGCAACAAAGCTTACCTCCTTTAAAGAAAGTAATAGTGAAATCCAAACTTCATGTTCAGATATTGCAAAGTCCACCATGGACATAACCAA GATTCAGAAAGAGGAACCTAAAATCATTGCATGGGAAAGCCAACAGAAGGCAAAGGCTAAAGCAACAATACGCAAACTCGAG ATGAAACTGGAAAAGAAGAGATCGTCATCAATGGATAAGATTCTAAACAAGTTGAGAAGGGCGCAGATGAAAGCTGAAAAGATGAGAAGTTCAATGGCAATGCCTTAA
- the LOC110271068 gene encoding uncharacterized protein LOC110271068 isoform X2, which produces MREEKTSPNVSPPLEELRSLPSPRRGKRSCSRRASHHRASWLPMREPREPLPSRRRGTREREPSLWSPSQLLRNRRFTDLTRNGTGGRREPQVPSSSRRIRLLARTKSLLSVVL; this is translated from the exons ATGAGGGAGGAGAAGACGTCACCAAACGTGTCACCGCCGCTGGAGGAGCTTCGCTCTTTACCATCGCCGAGGAGGGGAAAGAGAAGCTGCTCCCGTCGCGCCAGTCACCATCGTGCTTCCTGGTTGCCGATGAGGGAGCCGCGAGAACCGTTGCCGTCGCGGAGGAGGGGGACGCGTGAGAGGGAGCCGTCTTTGTGGTCGCCGTCGCAGCTGTTGA GAAATCGAAGATTTACGGATTTGACAAGGAACGGAACCGGTGGAAGGAGAGAACCACAGGTACCGTCAAGTTCCCGAAGAATAAGGTTACTAGCAAG AACAAAATCATTGCTTAGTGTGGTTCTTTAG
- the LOC110271068 gene encoding uncharacterized protein LOC110271068 isoform X1 — protein sequence MREEKTSPNVSPPLEELRSLPSPRRGKRSCSRRASHHRASWLPMREPREPLPSRRRGTREREPSLWSPSQLLSKSSCFFRNRRFTDLTRNGTGGRREPQVPSSSRRIRLLARTKSLLSVVL from the exons ATGAGGGAGGAGAAGACGTCACCAAACGTGTCACCGCCGCTGGAGGAGCTTCGCTCTTTACCATCGCCGAGGAGGGGAAAGAGAAGCTGCTCCCGTCGCGCCAGTCACCATCGTGCTTCCTGGTTGCCGATGAGGGAGCCGCGAGAACCGTTGCCGTCGCGGAGGAGGGGGACGCGTGAGAGGGAGCCGTCTTTGTGGTCGCCGTCGCAGCTGTTGAGTAAATCTTCGTGCTTTTTCA GAAATCGAAGATTTACGGATTTGACAAGGAACGGAACCGGTGGAAGGAGAGAACCACAGGTACCGTCAAGTTCCCGAAGAATAAGGTTACTAGCAAG AACAAAATCATTGCTTAGTGTGGTTCTTTAG
- the LOC110271068 gene encoding uncharacterized protein LOC110271068 isoform X3, with protein sequence MREEKTSPNVSPPLEELRSLPSPRRGKRSCSRRASHHRASWLPMREPREPLPSRRRGTREREPSLWSPSQLKSKIYGFDKERNRWKERTTGTVKFPKNKVTSKNKIIA encoded by the exons ATGAGGGAGGAGAAGACGTCACCAAACGTGTCACCGCCGCTGGAGGAGCTTCGCTCTTTACCATCGCCGAGGAGGGGAAAGAGAAGCTGCTCCCGTCGCGCCAGTCACCATCGTGCTTCCTGGTTGCCGATGAGGGAGCCGCGAGAACCGTTGCCGTCGCGGAGGAGGGGGACGCGTGAGAGGGAGCCGTCTTTGTGGTCGCCGTCGCAGCTG AAATCGAAGATTTACGGATTTGACAAGGAACGGAACCGGTGGAAGGAGAGAACCACAGGTACCGTCAAGTTCCCGAAGAATAAGGTTACTAGCAAG AACAAAATCATTGCTTAG
- the LOC107636516 gene encoding uncharacterized protein LOC107636516, which yields MVGRDGDRGRGRGRGRGRKGRPRLSTGQPLDLHADPYSLVGSSSDTTAPTNGRPPPIATTTPSRQEPQIHMMPTPGVPRSCTQQANEPSNTASHGVQSDPAIVAPSRAGSCGERQTTSNNTQDAQGQGTSTATGHSSTSAPKLRYDGAKCWHPPKPGLKRISQVFRENYNKPWLSFDEADDDTRKIWWTEWRKCFDIIDTEEDDIYQAWRFRAAKRLRGMLHAIRKKGARPYWIPPEVLGELMRRWDTEAYRQLQARNTAARKSTRGTSLHTAGGTTFPEARLRLVSCL from the exons ATGGTTGGTAGAGACGGAGATCGCGGTCGTGGTCGTGGCCGTGGCCGAGGCCGAAAGGGGAGGCCTAGGCTTTCTACTGGTCAGCCCCTTGACTTACATGCGGATCCATACTCTCTCGTTGGGTCATCATCCGACACGACTGCTCCGACCAATGGGAGACCGCCACCTATTGCTACTACTACCCCCTCCCGTCAGGAGCCTCAGATACACATGATGCCTACTCCGGGTGTGCCAAGATCATGCACTCAACAAGCCAATGAACCTTCCAACACTGCCTCACATGGTGTGCAGAGTGATCCAGCTATTGTAGCTCCCAGTCGAGCAGGATCTTGTGGGGAAAGACAAACCACATCTAATAATACCCAAGATGCTCAGGGTCAAGGAACATCCACTGCCACTGGTCACTCCAGCACAAGTGCTCCGAAGCTCAGATATGATGGTGCCAAATG TTGGCACCCACCTAAGCCTGGATTGAAGCGTATTTCTCAGGTTTTTAGGGAAAACTACAACAAGCCttggctgagttttgatgaggcAGATGATGATACTCGAAAAATATGGTGGACTGAATGGAGG aaatgctTTGATATTATTGATACGGAGGAGGATGATATCTATCAAGCTTGGAGGTTTAGGGCTGCCAAGCGCTTGCGAGGTATGCTCCATGCCATTCGCAAAAAAGGTGCCCGTCCATATTGGATCCCACCAGAAGTTCTTGGTGAATTGATGAGACGTTGGGACACTGAGGCCTATAGACAATTACAGGCGAGAAATACAGCTGCCAGGAAATCGACTCGAGGTACTTCCCTTCACACTGCAGGAGGCACCACCTTTCCAGAAGCGAGATTACGCTTGGTAAGTTGCTTATAG